A window of Mucilaginibacter paludis DSM 18603 contains these coding sequences:
- a CDS encoding TIGR01212 family radical SAM protein (This family includes YhcC from E. coli K-12, an uncharacterized radical SAM protein.) — protein sequence MQNELTAAIPGFKNYNNYGAWLRKKYNGQRVFKVIVDGGFTCPNRDGSKGFGGCTYCNVDSFTPSVSRDNPSIREQVIKGMERARNGNKADKFIIYFQPNTNTYAPTHYLKMLYDEALSIEPENIVGLSVGTRPDCIDAEKIALLESYTDRFDVDLEMGMESIYNDTLGQINRGCTHDELIKTLALLENSKLDVCVHTIFGFPWETKQMMLAYADEINRFPQIKFVKFHHLHIVEGSIMGVKYKREPFKLFSLPEYADFLCELLPLVRPDIVIQRLFGLSDRELLIAPNWELKKSEIQHFIDEAIRTRGIVQGSAY from the coding sequence ATGCAAAACGAATTAACAGCGGCCATTCCCGGGTTTAAGAACTATAATAACTATGGCGCCTGGCTGCGCAAAAAATATAACGGGCAACGTGTTTTTAAGGTAATTGTTGATGGTGGATTTACCTGCCCTAACCGCGATGGCTCTAAAGGCTTTGGTGGTTGTACCTATTGCAACGTGGATTCGTTTACGCCATCGGTATCGCGCGATAACCCTTCCATACGCGAGCAGGTAATTAAAGGGATGGAGCGTGCCCGCAATGGCAATAAGGCAGATAAATTTATTATTTACTTTCAGCCCAATACCAATACTTACGCGCCCACACATTATCTGAAAATGCTGTACGATGAAGCGCTGAGCATTGAGCCCGAAAACATTGTAGGTTTATCGGTAGGTACCCGCCCGGATTGTATAGATGCCGAAAAGATAGCCCTGCTTGAAAGTTATACCGATCGTTTTGATGTTGACCTGGAAATGGGGATGGAGTCGATATACAACGATACCCTCGGGCAAATTAACCGTGGTTGTACCCACGACGAACTGATTAAAACCCTTGCCCTGCTGGAAAACTCTAAGCTGGATGTATGTGTACACACCATTTTTGGCTTCCCCTGGGAAACCAAACAAATGATGCTGGCTTACGCCGACGAGATCAACCGTTTTCCGCAAATTAAATTTGTTAAATTTCATCACCTGCATATTGTTGAAGGCTCCATTATGGGCGTTAAATATAAACGTGAGCCATTTAAGCTATTCAGTTTGCCCGAGTATGCCGACTTTTTATGCGAGTTATTACCTTTGGTTCGCCCTGACATTGTGATACAAAGGCTGTTCGGATTGTCGGACCGCGAACTGTTAATAGCCCCCAACTGGGAACTAAAAAAATCCGAGATCCAGCATTTTATCGACGAGGCTATCCGTACTAGGGGAATTGTGCAGGGATCGGCATATTGA
- a CDS encoding fumarylacetoacetate hydrolase family protein — protein MKLVSYKTEDREHLGVFVNGHIYNLHSCDKLIPDNMKDFLCEGEELMEHAKHVHHGIQSGKIEAREEVFFEVIAPVPYPASCRDAYAFRQHVETARRNRKVGMIAEFDQYPIFYFTNHNAIQGPGDIECMPDHFEKLDFELEVAVVLNKKGRNIKASEADSYIAGFMIMNDMSARTLQMEEMLLNLGPAKGKDFSTVIGPWLVTPDELEPYKVAPKPGHTGNSYDLKMKCWVNGKEVSSGSMADMEWTFAEIIERCAYGCDVLPGDVIGSGTVGTGCFLELNGAGLLNDPDYQTQWLQPGDIVEMEVTGLGALSNTIIKANSDFSILNLKKVGVVEKLRA, from the coding sequence ATGAAGTTAGTATCGTATAAAACAGAAGATCGTGAACATTTGGGTGTGTTTGTAAACGGGCATATCTATAATCTCCATTCGTGCGATAAGTTGATCCCCGATAATATGAAAGATTTTTTATGTGAGGGAGAAGAACTGATGGAACACGCCAAGCATGTACATCACGGCATTCAATCGGGCAAAATAGAAGCCCGGGAAGAAGTGTTTTTTGAAGTTATTGCCCCGGTGCCATACCCCGCATCGTGCCGGGATGCTTACGCTTTCAGGCAGCATGTAGAAACCGCCCGCCGTAACCGCAAGGTTGGCATGATTGCCGAGTTTGACCAATATCCTATATTTTATTTTACCAACCATAACGCCATACAGGGCCCTGGTGATATTGAATGCATGCCCGACCATTTTGAGAAGCTTGATTTTGAATTGGAAGTGGCCGTAGTGCTTAACAAAAAAGGGCGTAACATTAAAGCCAGCGAAGCCGATAGCTACATAGCAGGCTTTATGATTATGAACGATATGAGCGCCCGCACCCTGCAGATGGAAGAAATGCTGCTGAACCTGGGCCCAGCCAAAGGCAAGGATTTTTCGACCGTGATTGGCCCCTGGTTAGTAACCCCTGATGAATTGGAGCCGTACAAAGTAGCCCCCAAGCCGGGCCATACTGGCAATAGTTACGACCTGAAAATGAAATGCTGGGTGAACGGCAAAGAAGTATCAAGCGGCTCCATGGCCGACATGGAGTGGACCTTTGCCGAAATTATAGAGCGTTGCGCCTACGGCTGCGATGTTTTACCCGGAGATGTAATAGGCTCTGGAACGGTTGGCACCGGATGCTTTTTAGAGCTTAACGGCGCCGGATTATTAAATGATCCTGACTATCAAACGCAATGGCTGCAACCTGGCGATATTGTTGAAATGGAAGTTACCGGGCTTGGGGCGTTGAGCAACACCATTATCAAAGCGAACAGCGATTTTTCTATATTGAATTTAAAGAAGGTTGGGGTGGTTGAAAAGTTGAGAGCTTGA
- a CDS encoding LytR/AlgR family response regulator transcription factor, producing the protein MKRALIIDDEPLARLIVREYLMDFPQIEVLQECGDGFEGVKAINQYQPDLIFLDVQMPKINGFEMLELVENPPSVIFTTAFDEYAIKAFETHAVDYLLKPFSKERFTKAVDKWLHQSSPSKPQKTAEEITNSTVSASPAQHERIVVKTGTKVKIIPVQDVQYLEADDDYVSIHTQEGSFLKNKTMSFFEQTLDPRQFVRVHRSYILAVQQITRIDPYEKDAHIAILKSGAKIPVSKAGYVKLKSVLGI; encoded by the coding sequence ATGAAACGAGCTTTAATTATAGATGATGAACCCCTGGCCCGTTTAATTGTGAGGGAGTATTTGATGGATTTTCCGCAGATTGAGGTTTTGCAGGAGTGTGGCGATGGATTTGAAGGTGTAAAAGCCATTAACCAATATCAGCCCGACCTGATTTTCCTTGATGTGCAAATGCCCAAGATCAACGGCTTTGAAATGCTTGAGTTGGTTGAAAATCCGCCTTCGGTTATTTTCACAACCGCTTTTGACGAGTATGCCATTAAGGCTTTTGAAACGCACGCGGTTGATTATTTGCTGAAGCCTTTTAGCAAAGAACGTTTTACCAAGGCTGTTGATAAATGGCTTCATCAATCGTCGCCGTCGAAGCCGCAGAAAACCGCCGAAGAAATCACTAACTCGACTGTATCCGCGTCGCCTGCCCAACATGAACGCATTGTAGTTAAAACCGGAACTAAAGTGAAGATCATCCCTGTTCAGGATGTGCAATACCTGGAAGCCGACGACGATTATGTAAGCATCCATACCCAGGAAGGCTCGTTCCTGAAAAATAAAACCATGAGCTTTTTTGAGCAGACCTTAGATCCGCGCCAGTTTGTACGCGTACACCGCTCCTACATTTTAGCAGTACAACAAATTACCCGCATTGATCCTTACGAAAAAGACGCACATATCGCCATACTCAAATCGGGGGCCAAAATACCGGTAAGCAAAGCAGGCTATGTTAAGTTGAAAAGTGTTTTAGGCATATAA
- a CDS encoding type II toxin-antitoxin system RelE/ParE family toxin: protein MTNRVHLTPFFYKKAKRLIKKYSSLPENLDQLQKDLLSNPTLGVNYGANIYKIRIADESKGKGKSGGFRVVTYLVNEVDGITEIFLITIFDKSEESSITKEDIKKLIKTAGL from the coding sequence ATGACAAATAGAGTTCATCTTACTCCTTTTTTTTATAAAAAAGCAAAGCGTCTTATTAAAAAGTACAGTTCCTTACCTGAAAATTTAGACCAACTTCAAAAAGATTTACTCAGTAATCCTACATTGGGAGTAAACTACGGTGCCAATATTTATAAGATCAGGATTGCTGACGAGTCAAAGGGCAAAGGTAAAAGCGGCGGATTCAGAGTTGTTACATACCTTGTGAATGAAGTTGATGGAATTACAGAGATTTTTTTAATAACTATTTTTGATAAATCAGAGGAATCCTCAATTACGAAAGAGGATATCAAAAAATTAATTAAAACAGCAGGCCTGTAA
- a CDS encoding LiaF transmembrane domain-containing protein, translating into MQNDIEPTKSRNNGKVIAGFILLTLGGILLLQQLGNFLFPSWVFSWPMWLIALGLYSGAKHNFSKPTAYIMIVIGVIFLADDIFPGVNLSNLFWPVIIISIGFMMILGRNHKWDASRFRRDRRWNHNRNTDKHWDWDKQVNPDNPNEPIKDYSNMNYSDMKAEYGPGKAGNLSEDLLDATSIFGSCNKTILSKNFKGGEIINIFGGAEIDFTQADINGRVVIDVTQIFGGIKLLVPPHWHVTSDMVALFAGFDDKRKHKIDISTDKVLVITGTSIFAGIEIRSY; encoded by the coding sequence ATGCAAAACGATATAGAACCAACAAAAAGCCGCAATAATGGCAAAGTAATAGCAGGATTTATCTTGCTCACTTTGGGCGGCATCTTATTGCTGCAACAGCTTGGCAACTTCCTTTTCCCATCCTGGGTATTTAGCTGGCCCATGTGGCTAATTGCCTTAGGCCTGTACTCGGGTGCTAAACACAATTTCAGCAAGCCTACCGCTTATATCATGATCGTTATAGGCGTGATATTTTTAGCGGACGACATTTTCCCGGGCGTTAACCTTTCAAACTTGTTTTGGCCGGTTATTATTATTTCGATAGGTTTTATGATGATTCTTGGCCGCAATCATAAATGGGATGCCAGCCGTTTCCGCAGAGACAGACGCTGGAACCATAACCGCAACACGGATAAACATTGGGATTGGGACAAGCAAGTTAATCCGGATAACCCTAACGAACCCATAAAAGATTATAGCAACATGAATTACTCCGACATGAAGGCCGAATACGGTCCTGGTAAAGCCGGTAACCTGAGCGAAGACTTACTGGACGCTACATCCATTTTTGGCAGTTGCAATAAAACCATACTCTCCAAAAATTTTAAGGGCGGCGAGATCATTAACATTTTTGGCGGCGCCGAAATTGATTTTACGCAAGCGGATATTAACGGGCGGGTAGTAATTGATGTAACCCAGATATTTGGGGGTATTAAACTACTGGTGCCTCCTCACTGGCACGTTACGTCTGATATGGTGGCGCTATTTGCCGGGTTTGATGATAAGCGGAAGCATAAAATAGATATATCTACCGATAAGGTGCTCGTTATTACCGGTACCTCCATTTTTGCAGGTATCGAGATCCGCAGTTATTAA
- a CDS encoding homogentisate 1,2-dioxygenase — MPIYHTLGTIPPKRHTIFRKPDGELYAEELVSTEGFSSLYSLVYHCYPPTIVKALGEPYSVEPKIAREKHLKHTSLIGFNVKPEDDYLQSRKPVLVNQDLHISLAAPRKSMTDYFYKNSQADEVIFIHVGSGKLKTGFGEIKFTYGDYLVVPRGTIYQLEFDTEDNRLFITESFSPIRSPKRYRNHYGQLMEHSPYCERDIRRPSNLETHDEKGDFKILIKKQGLIYPYIYGTHPFDFIGWDGFHYPWAFSIHDFEPITGRLHQPPPVHQTFEGNNFVICSFVPRKYDYHPLSIPAPYNHSNVDSDEVLYYVDGDFMSRKSVVKGQITLHPGGIPHGPHPGTVEKSIGKEATQELAVMIDPFHPLMITEEALKIEDENYYKSWQ; from the coding sequence ATGCCTATTTACCATACATTAGGTACCATTCCTCCAAAAAGGCACACCATTTTTCGTAAGCCCGATGGCGAATTGTATGCAGAGGAACTGGTTTCTACAGAAGGGTTTTCGAGCCTGTACTCGCTGGTTTATCATTGCTATCCCCCAACTATTGTAAAAGCCTTAGGCGAGCCGTATTCGGTTGAACCTAAAATAGCACGCGAGAAGCACTTAAAGCATACCAGCCTGATAGGTTTCAATGTAAAACCCGAGGATGACTATCTGCAAAGCCGTAAACCGGTTCTGGTCAATCAAGACCTGCATATCTCACTGGCTGCCCCGCGCAAATCCATGACGGACTATTTTTATAAGAATAGCCAGGCCGACGAGGTGATTTTTATCCATGTAGGTTCGGGTAAGTTAAAAACAGGGTTCGGGGAGATTAAATTTACTTATGGCGATTACCTGGTAGTGCCAAGAGGAACCATTTATCAACTGGAATTTGACACGGAAGATAACCGCTTGTTTATTACAGAAAGTTTTAGTCCTATCCGGTCGCCCAAGCGTTACCGTAACCATTACGGGCAATTGATGGAACATTCCCCCTATTGCGAGCGCGACATCAGGCGACCATCGAACCTGGAAACGCACGATGAAAAGGGCGACTTTAAAATACTGATCAAAAAACAGGGCCTCATCTACCCTTATATTTACGGCACGCATCCTTTCGATTTTATTGGCTGGGATGGTTTCCATTATCCCTGGGCATTTTCCATTCACGATTTTGAGCCCATTACGGGCCGTCTGCATCAGCCGCCACCTGTTCATCAAACCTTTGAAGGGAATAACTTTGTCATCTGCTCCTTTGTTCCGCGTAAATACGATTACCATCCCCTATCCATACCGGCCCCTTACAACCATAGCAATGTAGACAGCGACGAGGTTTTGTATTATGTAGACGGCGACTTTATGAGCCGCAAAAGCGTGGTAAAGGGCCAGATAACGCTCCACCCCGGAGGCATCCCGCACGGCCCGCATCCCGGAACGGTAGAAAAATCAATCGGTAAAGAAGCAACCCAGGAACTTGCTGTGATGATAGACCCCTTCCACCCGTTGATGATAACCGAAGAAGCGTTAAAAATAGAAGACGAGAATTACTATAAAAGCTGGCAATAA
- a CDS encoding L,D-transpeptidase family protein, giving the protein MLKALLVLISFFLLINHPVTDLPDSKLAADVRAAVWPRLEKELNNGGFKAGSPIYIRIFKEEHILEIWVKKDSTYSLFKTYPVCYFSGGFGTKTRINDGKSPEGFYYITPWQLNPVSHYHLAINIGYPNQLEKSKGYTGTDIMIHGHCASIGCYAMTDPLIEEIYTVVYKSLAAGQTAIPLHIFPFKLNATNMKLCAASDYFSFWNNMKAGYDLFESRRIPPVVSVVNKQYAFK; this is encoded by the coding sequence ATGCTTAAAGCCCTGTTAGTATTGATCAGTTTTTTCTTACTGATTAATCATCCCGTAACCGACCTGCCCGACAGTAAACTGGCTGCGGACGTAAGAGCCGCTGTTTGGCCCCGTCTGGAAAAAGAACTAAACAATGGCGGTTTCAAAGCGGGCAGCCCCATCTACATCCGCATATTTAAAGAAGAACATATTCTTGAGATCTGGGTAAAAAAAGACAGCACCTACAGCTTATTTAAAACTTACCCGGTTTGTTATTTTTCCGGAGGTTTTGGCACTAAAACCCGGATAAACGATGGCAAAAGCCCGGAAGGGTTTTACTACATTACACCCTGGCAGCTTAACCCGGTAAGCCACTACCACCTGGCCATCAATATTGGGTACCCCAATCAGTTAGAAAAATCAAAGGGCTATACCGGCACAGATATCATGATTCACGGGCACTGCGCATCCATAGGATGCTACGCCATGACCGACCCTTTGATCGAAGAGATTTACACCGTAGTTTACAAAAGCCTTGCCGCCGGCCAAACTGCTATACCTTTACATATCTTCCCTTTTAAACTCAACGCCACCAATATGAAGCTCTGCGCGGCATCCGACTATTTTAGCTTTTGGAACAACATGAAGGCTGGGTATGATCTGTTTGAAAGCAGGCGCATCCCGCCAGTGGTATCAGTGGTTAATAAGCAATACGCTTTTAAATGA
- a CDS encoding sensor histidine kinase: protein MATTQAIYSKISLTLVACLLTWAAMQAYIIHSFGFNWYMAIVDSVINTILLTAACWLINNNLRYYQPGTKGYINLVVWCGVLSGLCITAARWLLPALIADKIYKDFLLQSLIIRFFIGFLAVGCMAMVSVIFYSQLDQKKSDKRKADAERLAREAELYNLRQQLQPHFLFNSLNSINALIGIRPEEARKMIHQLSDFLRGTLKKDDQEPVTLAEELAHLQLYLDIEKVRFGHRLITEISCDSKSGTTLLPAMLLQPIVENSIKFGLYDTTEEVTISIRAEVSDNYLVLMVQNPYDAQTTRPRQGTGFGLSGVQRRLYLLFARNDLVETHAEDNLYTTIIKIPQLT from the coding sequence TTGGCAACAACACAAGCTATTTATTCAAAAATAAGTTTAACACTGGTGGCCTGCCTGTTAACATGGGCTGCCATGCAGGCTTATATTATACATAGCTTTGGTTTTAACTGGTATATGGCCATTGTTGACAGTGTTATTAATACCATACTTTTAACAGCCGCTTGCTGGCTGATCAACAACAACCTGCGCTACTATCAGCCCGGTACCAAGGGTTATATCAACCTGGTAGTTTGGTGCGGTGTGTTGTCCGGACTTTGTATTACCGCCGCCCGTTGGCTGCTACCGGCATTGATTGCTGATAAGATTTATAAAGATTTTCTGCTGCAATCATTAATTATCCGTTTTTTTATTGGTTTCCTGGCCGTGGGCTGTATGGCTATGGTGAGCGTTATTTTTTACAGCCAGCTTGACCAAAAGAAAAGCGATAAACGCAAAGCGGATGCCGAAAGACTGGCCCGCGAGGCGGAGCTATATAACCTGCGCCAGCAACTCCAACCGCACTTTTTGTTTAACAGTTTAAACTCCATCAACGCATTGATTGGCATCCGCCCGGAGGAAGCCCGGAAAATGATCCACCAGCTATCCGATTTTTTACGTGGTACGCTCAAAAAAGACGATCAGGAGCCGGTAACCTTAGCCGAAGAACTGGCGCACCTGCAATTGTACCTGGATATTGAAAAGGTACGCTTTGGACATCGCCTGATTACCGAAATCAGTTGCGACAGCAAAAGCGGAACTACCCTGCTACCTGCCATGCTTTTACAGCCAATTGTAGAAAATTCTATTAAATTTGGATTGTATGATACCACCGAGGAGGTAACCATCAGTATCCGTGCAGAGGTTAGCGATAATTATTTAGTATTAATGGTGCAAAACCCTTATGATGCGCAAACCACCCGGCCAAGGCAGGGAACGGGTTTTGGTTTAAGTGGTGTGCAACGACGCCTATACCTGCTGTTTGCACGTAACGATTTGGTTGAGACACACGCCGAAGATAATTTATACACAACGATTATAAAAATACCCCAGTTAACATGA
- a CDS encoding methylmalonyl-CoA mutase family protein: MENSTPYLPQNKIRFVTATSLFDGHDATINIMRRILQSSGVEVIHLGHNRSVDEVVNCAIQEDVQGIALTSYQGGHLEYFKYMHDLLKEKGAGHIKIFGGGGGVILPYEIKELQDYGIARIYSPDDGRQMGLQGMINDMMRQCDVPIKSYLNGEIKQLHLKNNKAIATAISVVENYPQNADGFLNELKKAGSRQIPVLGITGTGGAGKSSLVDELVRRYLMETDKTLAIISVDPSKRKTGGALLGDRIRMNSINSPRVYMRSLATRQANLALSKYVQESIDICKAAGYDLIIVETSGIGQSDTMITDYCDLSLYVMTPEFGAATQLEKIDMLDFADMVVLNKFDKRGALDALRDVRKQYKRNHRLFDARDEDLPVFGTMASQFNDPGMNSLFAALIRTIKNKTGVDFHTKMELIGKDAEKVYIIPPERIRYLAEIAESSQAYNEWVNNQCRIAQQMFQVRGVIDLTQTLSKGEGLNGNVITADLLNSLSFGEGWGEALYTQLEESLDGECRRLLREWPKTVETYKADEFIFKVRDKEIRQSLYYTSLSQSRIPKISLPRYEAWGDILRWLLTENVPGEFPYAAGVFPLKREGEDPTRMFAGEGGPERTNKRFHYVSLGQSAHRLSTAFDSVTLYGEDPHVRPDIYGKIGNSGVSIATLDDTKKLYSGFDLCHAATSVSMTINGPAPMLLGFFMNAAIDQQCEKYIREHHLEHHVEAKFKELYDDKGLERPKYRLTPALSKGEGVEKYGEKGLSIGEDLEGAGGLGTMLLGLTGDQVLPTDVYAQIKAYTIATVRGTVQADILKEDQAQNTCIFSTEFALRMMGDMQQYFISEKVRNFYSVSISGYHIAEAGANPITQLAFTLSNGFTYVEYYLSRGMHIDDFAPNLSFFFSNGIDPEYAVIGRVARRIWAKAIKNKYKGNDRSQKLKYHIQTSGRSLHAQEIDFNDIRTTLQALYAIYDNCNSLHTNAYDEAITTPTEESVRRAMAIQLIINRELGLAKNENPIQGAFIIEELTDLVEDAVLAEFKRINDRGGVLGAMETMYQRGKIQEESLYYETLKHTGEYPIVGVNTFLNKNGSPTIIPSEVIRATEDEKQYQITALQAFQQRNEALAPQLLKNLQKAAVAGENIFEQLMEVCKYCSLGQISHALYEVGGQYRRNM, translated from the coding sequence ATGGAAAACTCCACTCCATACCTGCCGCAAAATAAAATTCGTTTTGTAACAGCTACTTCTTTGTTTGATGGACACGATGCTACCATTAACATTATGCGTCGCATTTTGCAATCTTCGGGCGTCGAGGTAATCCATCTTGGGCATAACCGCTCGGTTGATGAAGTGGTGAACTGCGCCATTCAGGAAGACGTTCAGGGTATAGCTTTAACATCATACCAGGGCGGCCATCTTGAATACTTTAAATACATGCACGATTTGCTGAAGGAAAAAGGTGCCGGGCATATCAAAATTTTTGGAGGCGGCGGCGGAGTTATTTTACCATACGAAATTAAAGAACTACAAGATTATGGCATAGCCCGTATTTACTCGCCGGATGATGGGCGACAGATGGGCTTGCAAGGCATGATAAACGATATGATGCGGCAGTGCGACGTGCCGATCAAATCGTACCTAAACGGTGAGATTAAACAACTTCATCTTAAAAATAATAAGGCCATAGCCACAGCCATCAGCGTTGTTGAAAATTACCCTCAAAATGCTGATGGATTTTTAAATGAACTTAAAAAGGCCGGCTCGCGGCAAATCCCCGTTTTAGGAATCACCGGAACAGGTGGCGCGGGTAAATCGTCGCTGGTTGATGAACTGGTACGCCGCTACTTAATGGAGACGGATAAAACTTTGGCCATCATCTCGGTTGATCCCTCCAAACGAAAAACCGGCGGCGCTTTATTGGGCGACCGCATCCGCATGAATTCCATTAACAGCCCGCGCGTTTATATGCGTTCGCTGGCTACGCGGCAAGCTAACCTGGCCTTATCTAAATACGTGCAGGAGTCGATTGATATTTGCAAAGCCGCCGGATACGACCTCATTATTGTAGAAACCTCGGGTATTGGACAATCGGATACCATGATCACAGATTACTGCGACCTGTCCTTATATGTGATGACTCCGGAATTTGGCGCAGCCACCCAGCTGGAAAAAATTGACATGCTTGATTTTGCCGATATGGTGGTACTCAACAAATTTGATAAGCGTGGTGCTTTGGATGCGCTACGCGATGTGCGCAAGCAATATAAGCGTAACCACCGGCTGTTTGATGCCAGGGATGAAGATCTGCCTGTTTTTGGCACCATGGCCTCGCAATTTAACGATCCGGGTATGAACAGCCTGTTTGCGGCGCTGATCCGTACTATTAAAAATAAGACTGGCGTGGACTTTCACACCAAAATGGAATTGATTGGGAAAGATGCCGAAAAGGTATACATTATTCCACCTGAACGCATCCGTTACCTTGCGGAAATTGCCGAAAGCAGCCAGGCCTACAACGAATGGGTTAACAACCAATGCAGGATAGCGCAGCAAATGTTCCAGGTAAGGGGTGTAATAGACCTCACCCAAACCCTCTCCAAAGGAGAGGGCTTAAACGGAAACGTCATAACTGCCGATTTACTAAACTCCCTCTCCTTTGGAGAGGGCTGGGGGGAGGCTCTTTACACACAACTGGAAGAGAGCCTGGATGGCGAGTGCCGCCGGTTATTGCGCGAATGGCCCAAAACAGTTGAGACTTATAAAGCCGACGAGTTTATTTTTAAAGTGCGTGACAAGGAGATCAGGCAATCGCTTTACTACACCTCCCTTTCGCAATCGCGCATCCCCAAAATATCCCTGCCTCGTTATGAGGCCTGGGGTGATATTTTACGCTGGTTATTAACCGAAAATGTTCCGGGGGAATTTCCGTACGCGGCCGGCGTTTTTCCGCTGAAACGGGAAGGAGAAGACCCTACCCGGATGTTTGCCGGCGAAGGTGGCCCCGAGCGTACCAATAAACGCTTCCATTATGTATCGTTAGGGCAGTCGGCGCACCGGCTCTCTACCGCGTTTGATTCGGTTACCCTTTACGGGGAAGACCCGCATGTGCGCCCTGATATTTATGGAAAAATAGGAAACTCTGGTGTAAGCATTGCAACGCTGGATGATACCAAAAAACTTTATTCGGGTTTTGACCTGTGCCATGCAGCAACATCCGTTTCCATGACCATCAACGGACCCGCACCAATGTTGTTGGGCTTTTTTATGAACGCAGCCATTGATCAGCAATGCGAAAAATATATCCGCGAGCACCATCTGGAACACCATGTTGAGGCCAAATTTAAAGAGCTTTATGACGATAAAGGATTAGAAAGGCCTAAATACCGCCTCACCCCGGCCCTCTCCAAAGGAGAGGGAGTGGAAAAGTACGGTGAGAAAGGCCTCTCCATTGGAGAGGATTTAGAGGGGGCTGGCGGCCTTGGCACCATGCTTCTTGGCCTTACCGGCGACCAGGTTTTACCGACCGATGTTTATGCTCAAATAAAAGCCTATACCATAGCAACCGTCCGCGGAACGGTTCAGGCCGATATATTAAAGGAAGATCAGGCCCAAAACACCTGCATTTTCTCTACCGAGTTTGCCCTGCGGATGATGGGCGATATGCAGCAATATTTTATCAGCGAAAAGGTGCGCAACTTTTATTCGGTTTCCATCTCCGGTTACCACATTGCCGAGGCTGGCGCCAACCCGATTACCCAACTGGCCTTTACCTTATCAAACGGTTTCACTTACGTTGAATATTACCTTAGCCGCGGCATGCATATCGATGATTTTGCCCCCAATCTGTCGTTCTTTTTCTCCAACGGTATCGATCCTGAGTACGCGGTTATCGGCAGGGTTGCCCGCCGCATTTGGGCTAAAGCCATTAAAAATAAATACAAGGGGAACGACCGGTCGCAAAAATTAAAATATCATATCCAAACCAGCGGGCGATCGTTACACGCTCAGGAGATCGACTTTAATGATATCCGTACCACGCTGCAAGCTTTATACGCCATTTACGATAATTGTAACTCGCTGCATACCAATGCTTACGACGAAGCAATTACCACTCCAACTGAGGAATCGGTGCGCCGGGCTATGGCTATCCAATTGATCATCAACCGTGAGCTGGGTCTCGCCAAAAATGAAAACCCCATACAGGGAGCCTTCATCATAGAGGAACTAACCGACCTGGTAGAGGATGCCGTACTGGCCGAATTTAAACGCATTAATGACCGTGGCGGCGTATTAGGCGCTATGGAAACCATGTATCAGCGTGGCAAAATACAAGAAGAATCCCTTTATTACGAAACCCTTAAACATACAGGCGAATATCCTATTGTTGGTGTAAATACCTTTCTCAATAAAAACGGCTCGCCAACCATTATTCCCTCTGAAGTGATCAGGGCCACCGAAGATGAAAAACAATACCAGATAACCGCGCTGCAGGCCTTTCAGCAACGTAATGAAGCTCTTGCACCACAATTATTAAAAAATCTGCAAAAAGCAGCTGTTGCAGGCGAAAATATTTTTGAGCAATTAATGGAGGTATGTAAGTATTGCTCGTTAGGACAAATTTCGCACGCGCTGTATGAGGTGGGCGGGCAGTACCGGAGGAATATGTAG
- a CDS encoding DUF4288 domain-containing protein — translation MSWYVAKIIFQIVSGEGNHQPQFDEQLRLVKADDEKQALEKACDLGRKNQDRFVNSQQQTVQWHFIDVAELNKLSELADGTELYYNIHEEPDADLYIKWAHHKSALLNKTDYSFS, via the coding sequence ATGAGTTGGTATGTAGCTAAAATAATTTTCCAGATCGTTAGTGGCGAGGGTAACCACCAGCCGCAGTTTGATGAGCAACTGCGCCTGGTGAAAGCCGACGATGAAAAACAGGCTCTTGAAAAAGCTTGTGATTTAGGCCGTAAAAATCAGGACCGGTTTGTTAACAGCCAGCAGCAAACCGTTCAATGGCACTTTATTGATGTTGCCGAGCTCAATAAATTAAGCGAATTGGCAGATGGCACCGAACTTTATTACAACATACACGAGGAGCCGGATGCCGATCTGTATATCAAATGGGCCCATCACAAATCCGCACTGTTAAACAAAACCGATTATTCATTCAGTTAA